The following DNA comes from Camelina sativa cultivar DH55 chromosome 14, Cs, whole genome shotgun sequence.
tgaagaagatcAATAGCTATGCATTAGATGGTTTCTCATATACATTTCAAATATGGGTGAAGGCAATTCCAGACATTGGAAAGTTGTTGGGAGAAAAGATTATCACAGAATTTAGAGAAGCTCCTCGATGTTCTAACTGGAAAGGCGCAGCCAAAGTAtcatatgatgatatcatccaACTAGAAAGTACATTTGGACCGAAGGTACTTTCTTTGCCAATCCAACTCTTATCACATGTTTTATGTTAACAGTTGATGTCATTGTTTAAAACTTctaaccgttttttttttaggatgttGTTTATCCATTCATTTCTCTTACTCAAGATTTTGACATTGTTGAATCCATTGAATTTTTATGGCCTGACGAAGTTAGCGATGGTGAAGTGGATAATTTGAAAGCTATGATCACATTTGGAAATGATTTTGGAGACCATGTTTGGGGAGCAATACAAGTTGATGATGTGGAGGGTGAACATATTCAAGAAAAAGATGATGCTGACAGTGAGGTTGGTGAAGAAAATCAAGGGTCTAGTTTAACGAAGAGTGGTGAGAGTACGCAAGCTGGTTATGATGAAGTGTCAGGCTGTAAAAGGAAGAGACAACCTGATCATGGTGCCGAGAGGAGGAAAAAGAAACTGCTCTATGAGCGAGCAGCAACAACACAACGAGCCACAACTGATGAACAAATGAAGTATTTTATTAGTGTGTTTGAGACTTGTTTCTCGAGTTTTGAGAAGAAGGTTTACAGTCGATTGGAAAAGATAGAAAAGGAATGTCTCATTCTTGATGGATACTATATCTTCAGCCGGAATAACACTAAGCACAAGAGCCACGGTTGAGCAACCATCCGTTCCAACTGAAAAGAAGAGTAATTCAGTGGTACGTAAGACTTAAATCTCTATGCTAtgagcttgtttttttttaagtctctAAAAGAATATGTAATCGGATATGTTTTTTTGTGGGTGTAATAATAagtgttaatatttttgttaatcttTTTGTATGGACAGGATGAAACGTTTTTAGTTGATGATCTTTTCACTCATCATAGTGAAATAGATCTTAATTTGGATTCACAAGAATTTTTACAGAAATTAGTAGGACACACctatctcaaaaaaaaatgtacttgGGTTTGATCCTACACAAAATGTATTGTGCAATGATGACGTACGAAGATTGAATCCTAGAAACGCGGGTGAATTTGACATGGATTCTATTTTGGTGTTCGTTTCTGATGATCGATTCGATGCTTTTGCAGAGTGGCATAGAACAAGGGGGTAAGTTGttcaattatattttactataattgTTACAGAGTTATGCTCTTTCGATGCTTATGCatagtattttctttttgtgtattTGCAAAATGATTAAGTTGGATCCAAATATAATTAATGATGCATTACTAAATCGAGTCAGGACAAGCTACGTCTGGCTTTGGAATGAGGtacttttcaatattttttgtttgtaatgctATGTaatacttaaatatatatatttttaattgcagttttttttttgcaattaaatatttttcaggaAATGGATGctatgatgtatatattttatagaatcAACCATCATAGATCTTTCACCAACTTCAGCGTCCTTAGAAGTTATGAAGTTACAATCATTCGGTTTTGCTTTGCTCACAAATTTTGGCAGCTTTTCACGCAGAAGAACGTCAATGCCTCCCTCACTTGAATCGCTTGGTTCCTTATTCAGATCAATATTGCTTCTATCATTCAGCGTGGCTTTAAACGTCACACACAACCGTATGTTATTCTTCATTCTCCAATAAGCAACAAATTTTTTCACTTTGGCGATAATTCATCATAACAACCGAAGGAGAATCAACACTGAGATCAAAGGGTAAATAACTGAATTCCACATCAACtatattttgttgtatttcaTAGTCTTCCAAAACTATCATCTTTAGCTCTTCAAGAGTTGAATTGGCTTGAAAAGTAAGAAGTCTCCCACGTTTTTCTTTATCAACTATAAATCTCCATTCATTTTGGCCGATACATCTCCATACACCACATGTTACATAGATTTGCAACATACTGCAAAATGAACTCTTGAATGAAAGAACATAAAATTTAGGTTGACAAGCGtaggaaaatgatgaaaaacCTTTAACCAAATCGATTAATAATGTTTTCAGAACACGTTTTCTAAACATGTTAGAACGTAATCTTAAGAATATAAGCATAATTTCGGGATtacgtaaatattttgtttcctttaattTAGTATACAGTTTCCTTGTTTAACATAATTGTAGAATATACATTCTAAATTATGAAGAACATAGAGTAAAGTGTAGAATCAGTGTTCTAATTTTCGTAGGACACATGATAAAATGTAGATTTCATATTCTGACTTCGGTAGAATATGTATAAAGGgatgaaaacaaattataaaatttttagaatatagagttatgtgtagaatatatattctagtTTCTGTAGAACACATACAAAATCCGActtctaaaacttttagaagatatatttattctaaagttTTCAGAACAAGTAGAGTGCATAGAACTTTTTATctacactagattttaacccgcggtacaccgcgagattatttcttttactaaaatcattaaattttaagttgtaattgttagttaattttatacattttatttgatgtttaagattgtatagttgtattttgattgttaattctatggTATACaccacaataatttatttttgttataaattaatttatagtattaatttatttttgtttataataatcatGTATATAGAGGTGTCAAATAGGTCGGTCCACATTTCTTATTTCTTGGACCGCAGCGGGTCAACCCGCGAAGACCGAAGTCGTTAAAGTTATGCCTAAGCATGTCCCtgatctaaattttatattaattattctttaaaaatttagtgggcaaagaaaaaaaagatattttgtaaatatcttaATTGGTATACATTAAATTTCCTCACATTATCACATATTTCAcgtataatatatacataactatgtaaaaatattatttatatataatatatttattttaatcatatatttgtagtttttgggACAACCCGCCAACCACAAACGTACTTTGCTAAAATCCGTAATCCCGATATACTTAATTGTGAGGACTGTGTAGGAAGTTAAGATTTTTCTATAgttatgtttatataaatatgtaatatatataaataatatttatttatattactgTGTATTATGTATATTACGAAATCGGACTGTCAAGGAAgttaagatttttcttttatgtattttttaagaaattaatttggTAGTGTTACTTTTCCACAAATCTCGTTGTAGattaaatagtttttatttagCAGAGGAACTCTTTAGATTTTCTATATATCGAAGACTGAAAATCTGgaggaatttttttaaaaattaaaaaaaatgaagtaattGAATATGATATTAAAAAGATTGAAGTAATTGAATATGATTGATTGGAGCAAATATAGAGTTTCTTATATTGTAATGGcgaaaattttgtttagttttgcagATTATTAGGCTCGGAGGTGgagataatttaggaaaattatACTGGATTGATAGGAGGATATTTAATTCGCATATcttatttttgcatattttgattttatcttttacttttttaaaaatgttttaatgataATGACATTGGTTGTAAATACCTTCAAACTTCAAGACTACTTTGGCAAAAGTGCcgcaaaaatgttaatatatatatatatatatatatatatatacatttagaatcttaataattgtaaaaatcatatacataatttgaaacgtacaacatataattaaaatgtataatttcAATTCAAATCTAGTTCACTAAAGTTACTCACATagatttcatataaatttaaattatgaatgttgcaacaaacatatatgattttgtttgcaACGTCGTTGGTTGGGCAAAGTCTCTTTTGCGTGTAGGAgattttcaacaatatattaCACGTTGCTCCCGTAATGTCTTATCCTTATGATCATTCTTCATTCACTGTCTTTTTTACACTGTCTTCCTTTCACTGTACTTCATTACCACTCCTTCACGTTGTTTATCACTTACTAACATCttcaagtaacaaaaaaaatcacaaaacattaGAAGTTAAACAACCCAACCAAAatagtgaacaaaacaaaaagaaagcttaCCCACGATATGTCCCACTACGACGCTCATAAGTCTTTTGTGGTCATTCAAATCAGCTGATTCACCATTGAAAAATCCACCACAGCGCCTCCGCCATGACCACCGCCACCACAGTATCCACCAACATACCCACTTCCCCTGCttcatcaacatatatattttcggtTTAATGTTTGCAAACATCATATATATGGGAGATGGAATGAGCGTGGATCCTCCTTGATTTATGGCTCAataaaatttttacaaaactaattaaCGTGAAAAGATTAGGATATGGAATATTCTCATTATTAGATATTAATTCGAGATTGCAAATCACTATTGATAGAAAGATTTTTGTAAGCAattaatatattcatttattaaaaaatcaaaaaaatattccgATAAATGTGGTGTTAGTTatcatcataaaaaaataattagttaccATATTTATCATATCTAATTACTTCcgattttaatgtattttaatcGTAAATCAGTTtcaataatttagtttttttttaactaaaaattaaatgtcAATGGCATGAGATGTAAATATTTTCCAACTTCAAGCCTTCTTTGCCCAAACTgctgtgaaaatgttaatatagatcaTTTAGAACATGTATAGTATGTAtaatttataatctaatatcttcagaatatatacaattagtaGAAAATGTATTCTAAATGTtgcagaatattttttttttgaatattaaaacaccatacattttcatcaaaaacaccTTATGACAACATCTTTCTTATTTCTAGAAGTTTGTTTTTAGggaattgaaattttaaaattgcttaaAAGTTAGTTTCATTTATTAAAAGGGTAGTTTAGGCATAATGATAAATTAAGCGTAGAAAGCATAATGggacaaattcaagaaaaaatattcttttaaatcaaattaatgtGATTTAATGTAGTTAAGATCTAAACATAATTCATTTTTGGATGATTCTAAATCGTGgaattaattcttttaataataccaaatttaaatattctctTAATCTTGGATATATTCACCTGGCTGGCCCTAAGGGCAAGTCCAATGGTAGTATTTATTTTGAgactcttatcttttttttttaacaatatatattgtgtactttttataaaataagaatttctAAAATCCTAAATAAAATTATCCTCTCCAATGGTATAACTCTCTAATTGGGGttcttcttttgaaaaaaatatttttttttgaaaataaaaaatttagaatataattaGTATACATGTTTAAAcatttcagattttataaaaatgagaaattattgcatttcattaatttattgatgctttcaaaaatatttgatgcatttcaaaaaagtaaatatacgAGGAAATCTGAATCCTTTTTGATGCATCACAAAACAAGGATTGTTACTATAAATTTACCAGATGTAATGCACCCTCATGGATACCTCCCATTCCCGAAAAGATCACTGCAAGTGCTTTATATGCTGCAATGATTGAGGGAAAGAGTTCTGCACACTTGACCTGCAAAAAATGGGAGAAACTTAATCGGAAATGGTACAACCAATGGTGATAAACATAATGTTGGAGATGTATCAGATACTTACACAATCCATGAACATGTAGACAAGTGCCATGGCATTCATGAAAACAATTCCAAAAGACCTAGATGCCTGGACTCGAAAGTTATGGTTCTTCCCTCTGTTACTTGATCTTGGGAAAATGTTCTCATCGCTTCCAAGATTAAGAATGTCTCTGCAGCCATTTGTTTTTGTCCACAGAGGTTCATTTGTGTGAAGAAATCTAAGCAACTCTTCCAATGTAGTCAAAGCAATGTCGGTCATCAGAGGATTATCCATGTCTGATATAGCCAAGTTAGGCTGAGATTGCAGATTATTATGACCAACATACATAGGACTTCCtggaagaaaatcaaaatcaagtgAAGGATCATGACCACAAGATCCACAACCAGTTAAACTAGTCATTGACAAATCCAACGGTGAGATATGCATTGGGTGTAATGTCGAGAGTTGAGATATAGGTCGTCCCATGTACACACATTATTGATAGAAGAGTGATTGCAGCGAGAACTGGGCAAGAATTGATTTGGGTTATTCAGCTGTCCGATCTCCATTTCAGTGTTCATCATCCCGAAAGAGCCAATGATATCAAAAACATTGTGGGTCCTGCTCTGTCTCTTATCAACCCTTCTCTCGTCCTAATCACCAGTGATCTCACAGGTTTATATCTCTCTCCTGAATTCGAATTTGTGGATCTCCCGTTCGTTTGATGATGTTTATTTCTAGGTTCTCCTCTTGTTTCCAATCGATTGTGAAACGACTCTATTCTGATTGCAAAATCGGAGAgattcgagagagagagaggaagaataAAGAACTATggtgtgcaaaaaaaaaaactatattaaatcGAGCTTCCAATCGATACACACGACACATTCACAGTCTATAATACACTATTCAGCTTACTAAATAAGAGGCTCTCTTATTTATTTAcctattttgatttatttttttagatcaATTTCCCTTACAAATTGAGCTTAAAACCTCCCTTGGAGAAGGGCTTAATTTTGAAGTTCTTATGtactgttttaatttttaattaatatattgtgtactgtttataaaataagaatccTTAAACTCTTAATAAAAATTATCCTCTCCAATGGTAATGgtaggatataattttgagtatcttatttttttaaatatagttttttgaaattaaaattttgtaaatagaatagaag
Coding sequences within:
- the LOC104742282 gene encoding homeobox-leucine zipper protein HDG11-like isoform X1, whose amino-acid sequence is MYVGHNNLQSQPNLAISDMDNPLMTDIALTTLEELLRFLHTNEPLWTKTNGCRDILNLGSDENIFPRSSNRGKNHNFRVQASRSFGIVFMNAMALVYMFMDCVKCAELFPSIIAAYKALAVIFSGMGGIHEGALHLQGKWVCWWILWWRWSWRRRCGGFFNGESADLNDHKRLMSVVVGHIVDVSK
- the LOC104742282 gene encoding homeobox-leucine zipper protein HDG11-like isoform X2: MYVGHNNLQSQPNLAISDMDNPLMTDIALTTLEELLRFLHTNEPLWTKTNGCRDILNLGSDENIFPRSSNRGKNHNFRVQASRSFGIVFMNAMALVYMFMDCVKCAELFPSIIAAYKALAVIFSGMGGIHEGALHLGKWVCWWILWWRWSWRRRCGGFFNGESADLNDHKRLMSVVVGHIVDVSK